In Polynucleobacter sp. TUM22923, one genomic interval encodes:
- a CDS encoding homoserine kinase, whose protein sequence is MAVFTPIEPSDISDWIATDFEIGQVTDVRGIQGGIENSNFFLDTELDGKKQQFVLTIFERLSAAQLPYYLELMRHLADKGIPVPKPLVDKHGQILFSLKGKPAAIVSKLPGLSRLEPQVKHCAMVGEMLAKMHLAGTDFIHTQENLRSLSWWQHTIPQVLPHLSGDQQTLLTSELATQEHFFSSADYAQLPQGASHCDLFRDNVLFDSKGASDTSQDVLGGFFDFYFAGTDKWLFDLAVTANDWCLADNKQDFHPARLNALMEAYQSVRPLTKQEQRSWPLMLRAAALRFWISRLWDFYLPRDAQMLTPHDPRHFENILISRKTL, encoded by the coding sequence ATGGCCGTATTCACCCCCATAGAACCGAGTGATATTTCTGACTGGATTGCCACTGATTTTGAAATTGGGCAAGTCACTGACGTTCGGGGTATTCAAGGCGGAATTGAGAACTCTAACTTCTTTCTTGACACTGAGCTTGATGGGAAAAAACAGCAATTTGTTTTAACTATCTTTGAAAGGCTGTCGGCAGCACAATTGCCCTACTACTTAGAGCTGATGCGCCATTTGGCCGATAAAGGCATTCCGGTACCAAAGCCCTTGGTCGACAAGCATGGTCAGATTTTATTTTCATTAAAAGGTAAACCGGCAGCAATTGTTAGTAAGCTCCCGGGTTTATCGAGGCTAGAGCCGCAGGTCAAGCATTGTGCGATGGTCGGCGAGATGTTAGCGAAGATGCACCTAGCCGGCACGGACTTCATACACACACAAGAAAATCTGCGTAGCCTTTCATGGTGGCAGCACACAATTCCACAGGTACTTCCGCATTTGAGTGGTGATCAACAAACTTTACTCACCAGCGAACTGGCGACTCAAGAGCACTTCTTTTCCAGCGCGGATTATGCTCAACTTCCTCAGGGTGCAAGCCATTGCGATCTTTTTAGGGATAACGTACTCTTTGATTCGAAGGGTGCAAGCGATACTTCTCAAGATGTACTCGGGGGCTTCTTTGACTTTTATTTTGCAGGCACCGATAAATGGCTATTTGATTTAGCAGTCACTGCCAATGATTGGTGCTTAGCGGACAACAAGCAGGATTTCCATCCTGCTCGCCTCAATGCCCTGATGGAAGCCTACCAATCGGTTCGCCCACTAACCAAGCAAGAGCAGCGAAGCTGGCCCTTAATGCTGCGCGCTGCTGCGCTACGATTCTGGATTTCTCGTTTATGGGATTTTTATTTACCCAGAGATGCCCAAATGCTTACACCCCACGATCCACGTCATTTTGAAAACATATTAATAAGCCGCAAAACACTATGA
- a CDS encoding aromatic ring-hydroxylating dioxygenase subunit alpha → MTNLATAQQLAPSNLQLPVSAYFDVDLYQREMALLFKQGPGYVGHELMIPEVGSYQTLTSENEGRLLVRNKQGIELLSNVCRHRQALMLNGSGKVDNIVCPLHRWTYDLEGSLLGAPHFEDKPCLNLGKSPLQNWQGLLFEGPRDVRSDLANLGVAGDLQFEGYVLDHVEVHECSYNWKTFIEVYLEDYHVEPFHPGLGKFVSCEDLHWEFGDWHSVQTVGIHKNLEKPGSPTYQKWHEAVLRHYEGKTPRHGAIWLTYYPNVMVEWYPGVLCVSTLHPLGPNKTRNIVEFYYPEEIALFEREFVEAERAAYMETCMEDDEIAERMDAGRAALLARGENEVGPYQSPMEDGMQHFHEWYRRALNFQGA, encoded by the coding sequence ATGACTAATCTGGCTACCGCGCAGCAACTTGCGCCGTCCAATCTACAACTGCCAGTTTCGGCATATTTTGACGTTGATCTCTATCAGCGTGAAATGGCATTGCTATTTAAGCAGGGCCCAGGCTATGTAGGTCATGAACTCATGATTCCAGAGGTGGGCTCCTATCAAACCCTCACTTCAGAAAACGAAGGTCGTCTCCTCGTTCGTAACAAACAGGGTATTGAATTACTGTCTAATGTTTGCCGCCATCGCCAAGCTTTGATGCTCAATGGGTCAGGCAAAGTGGACAACATTGTTTGTCCACTACATCGCTGGACCTATGATTTAGAGGGCAGCCTATTGGGCGCGCCCCATTTTGAAGATAAGCCCTGTCTTAATTTGGGCAAATCCCCCTTACAAAACTGGCAAGGCCTCTTATTTGAAGGGCCTCGCGATGTGCGCTCTGATTTGGCCAATTTAGGTGTTGCCGGAGATCTTCAGTTCGAAGGTTACGTACTGGATCACGTCGAAGTGCATGAGTGCAGCTATAACTGGAAGACGTTTATTGAGGTCTACCTCGAGGACTACCACGTTGAACCCTTTCATCCGGGCCTTGGGAAGTTTGTTTCTTGCGAAGATCTGCACTGGGAGTTCGGTGACTGGCACAGCGTTCAGACTGTTGGTATTCATAAAAACTTAGAGAAGCCTGGTTCGCCCACCTATCAAAAATGGCATGAAGCAGTGCTGCGCCATTACGAGGGCAAAACCCCGCGCCATGGTGCGATCTGGTTAACCTACTATCCCAATGTGATGGTGGAGTGGTACCCAGGCGTCCTATGTGTCTCAACACTACATCCCCTAGGGCCTAACAAAACACGCAATATTGTTGAGTTCTACTACCCTGAAGAAATTGCTTTGTTTGAGCGCGAATTTGTTGAAGCTGAACGTGCCGCCTATATGGAAACCTGCATGGAGGATGATGAGATCGCGGAGCGTATGGATGCAGGACGTGCAGCCCTGTTAGCGCGTGGCGAAAATGAAGTAGGTCCCTACCAAAGCCCCATGGAAGATGGCATGCAGCATTTTCATGAATGGTATCGCCGTGCTTTAAATTTTCAGGGCGCATAA
- a CDS encoding UvrD-helicase domain-containing protein: MHSDLLLNLNPEQREAVTLPPVNPNGQAQSALILAGAGSGKTRVLTTRIAWLIQTGQVSPIGVLAVTFTNKAAKEMMVRLSAMLPINTRGMWIGTFHGLCNRLLRAHHKDAGLPSTFQILDTQDQLSAIKRLLKGLKVDDEKYPPKQLQYFIAHAKERGQRARELSVGDDFQAKMAQLYEAYDAQCQREGVVDFAELLLRSYELLKHNESIRTHYQERFRHILIDEFQDTNALQYAWLKLLSGHEAGQVNVSSAGSSAVFAVGDDDQSIYAFRGADVENMRLYENQYHPMMVKLEQNYRSHGHILDTANFLISNNTDRLGKNLRTDAGHGEPVRIYDAPSDHAEAAWLVDEIKALVSSGIKRTEIALLYRSNAQSRIIEHALFSAAIPYRVYGGLRFFERAEIKHALAYMRLLENPNDDTSFSRVVNFPTRGIGARSIEAVQDAARAQQCSLYLAASTLDGKSGASLSGFVRLVDHMREATRHNTLPETVEFVIQNSGLIQHYLSEREGQDRVENLQELINAATAFIAEEGYGQDAAAAMLPGEGAPGVVAVSPLAAFLSHASLEAGDNQAQAGQDAVQLMTVHSAKGLEFTAVFITGLEEGLFPHENSVNEQNGLEEERRLMYVAITRAKERLYLSHTQSRMLHGQVRYNMPSRFLEELPSDSLKWLTPKAKEARWGGSSSGGGGGGGRTGSAWQDGYTRQRDSETNDFFDSGRENRQPAKQIGRVGSASTTVKRMASPPRGNYPFTIGQNVFHTKFGEGRVTGLEGNDADARAQVSFKRNGVKWLQLSIAKLAAIE; the protein is encoded by the coding sequence ATGCACTCAGACTTGCTCTTAAACCTCAACCCCGAACAGCGCGAAGCCGTCACGCTCCCGCCCGTAAACCCAAATGGCCAAGCCCAATCAGCCCTGATCTTGGCTGGTGCAGGAAGTGGAAAAACCCGCGTCCTCACTACCCGTATAGCTTGGCTCATCCAAACAGGCCAGGTTTCTCCGATTGGCGTCCTAGCGGTGACCTTCACAAATAAGGCAGCTAAAGAGATGATGGTGCGTTTAAGTGCCATGCTGCCCATTAATACTCGCGGTATGTGGATTGGCACTTTCCATGGTCTTTGCAACCGTTTATTGCGGGCACACCACAAAGATGCCGGTTTACCGTCCACTTTTCAGATTTTGGATACTCAAGATCAGTTATCGGCCATTAAGCGTCTTTTAAAGGGTTTAAAGGTCGATGATGAGAAATATCCTCCAAAGCAGCTCCAATACTTCATTGCTCATGCCAAAGAGCGTGGGCAACGTGCTCGTGAGCTTTCTGTCGGGGATGACTTTCAGGCAAAAATGGCTCAGCTATACGAGGCTTATGATGCCCAGTGTCAGCGTGAAGGCGTAGTGGACTTTGCAGAACTGCTCTTGCGCAGCTATGAGTTGCTCAAACACAATGAATCTATTCGTACACACTATCAAGAACGTTTTCGTCATATTTTGATTGATGAGTTTCAGGACACAAATGCATTGCAGTACGCCTGGCTTAAGTTATTGTCCGGTCATGAAGCCGGGCAGGTGAATGTGAGTAGTGCCGGTAGTAGCGCTGTCTTTGCCGTAGGTGATGATGATCAAAGTATTTATGCTTTCCGCGGTGCTGATGTGGAAAATATGCGTCTTTATGAAAATCAATACCATCCGATGATGGTGAAGCTTGAGCAAAACTATCGCTCCCACGGCCACATCTTAGATACAGCCAATTTCTTAATTTCAAATAATACGGATCGCCTTGGTAAAAATTTGCGTACCGATGCCGGCCATGGAGAGCCGGTTCGTATTTACGATGCGCCAAGCGATCATGCTGAGGCTGCCTGGCTCGTCGATGAAATCAAAGCCTTAGTCAGTAGCGGCATCAAGCGCACTGAAATTGCCCTTCTCTATAGAAGTAATGCGCAGTCACGCATCATCGAGCATGCCTTATTTTCTGCGGCGATTCCTTATCGTGTGTATGGCGGTCTGCGCTTCTTTGAGCGCGCAGAGATTAAACATGCATTAGCTTATATGCGTCTTCTAGAGAACCCGAATGATGACACTTCGTTTTCACGTGTAGTTAATTTTCCAACGCGGGGTATCGGGGCTAGATCTATTGAGGCTGTTCAGGATGCAGCGCGTGCGCAGCAGTGCTCTTTATATTTGGCAGCATCTACTTTGGATGGTAAATCCGGTGCTTCCCTCAGTGGGTTTGTGCGCCTAGTGGATCATATGCGTGAAGCCACTCGTCACAACACCTTACCCGAGACGGTAGAGTTTGTGATTCAAAATAGTGGATTAATTCAGCATTATCTTTCAGAGCGTGAAGGTCAAGATCGTGTCGAGAATTTACAAGAATTAATTAATGCGGCAACGGCATTTATTGCAGAAGAAGGTTATGGCCAAGATGCCGCCGCAGCGATGTTGCCCGGTGAAGGTGCGCCCGGTGTAGTTGCAGTGTCTCCATTAGCAGCCTTTTTATCCCATGCTTCTTTAGAGGCGGGTGATAACCAAGCTCAAGCCGGCCAAGATGCGGTGCAATTAATGACGGTCCATTCCGCCAAAGGCCTGGAATTTACAGCAGTCTTTATTACTGGCCTGGAAGAGGGCTTGTTTCCGCATGAAAATAGCGTCAATGAGCAGAATGGTCTAGAGGAAGAGCGTCGCTTAATGTACGTAGCGATTACCCGCGCTAAGGAACGTCTATATCTTTCGCATACCCAGTCAAGAATGTTGCATGGCCAAGTGCGCTACAACATGCCGTCACGTTTTTTAGAAGAGCTGCCATCAGATTCACTTAAGTGGCTTACACCTAAAGCAAAAGAAGCACGTTGGGGTGGCAGTAGTAGTGGCGGTGGCGGTGGCGGTGGCCGAACAGGGTCTGCTTGGCAAGATGGCTATACCCGCCAGCGTGATTCTGAGACGAACGACTTTTTTGATTCTGGGCGTGAGAATAGACAGCCAGCAAAACAGATCGGTAGAGTGGGTTCAGCCTCGACAACGGTTAAAAGAATGGCATCACCGCCGCGCGGAAACTATCCCTTCACAATCGGTCAGAATGTGTTTCATACAAAGTTTGGTGAAGGACGAGTGACCGGCTTGGAAGGTAATGATGCCGATGCCCGAGCTCAGGTGAGCTTTAAGCGCAACGGTGTTAAGTGGCTACAGCTAAGTATTGCTAAGCTTGCTGCAATCGAATGA
- a CDS encoding BPSS1780 family membrane protein, whose protein sequence is MKLNTVHPKEGYTWIRQGIWLFKQNPIGFLMLVFMYIFAAQLAVLIPVIGVFAVLLVTPTLSVGFMTACRLAIQKERIRPSVYLSALRSTPLVRKRILQLGLVYGALILVLSFILSLLVDFEVLIPIMTGDKTMTPEMVRQIYLILFFGGLLYVPVAMLMWFSPVLVAWEDMPVPQALFSSAIACWTNRGAFFLYLAIWGAVLIAIPLTIGLILDSLDIGQAASFIVAPISMAGLTVMHCSFFATWKACFAEKESAVLIA, encoded by the coding sequence ATGAAACTCAATACCGTTCACCCCAAAGAAGGCTACACCTGGATTCGCCAAGGCATTTGGCTTTTTAAACAAAATCCAATTGGCTTTCTGATGTTGGTATTTATGTATATTTTCGCAGCGCAATTGGCTGTCCTCATACCGGTGATCGGAGTGTTTGCTGTCTTACTGGTAACCCCGACTTTATCCGTAGGCTTTATGACCGCCTGTCGTCTGGCTATTCAAAAAGAACGTATTCGTCCTTCGGTGTATTTATCAGCACTACGATCAACGCCCCTCGTACGTAAGCGTATTTTGCAACTAGGCCTTGTATACGGAGCGCTCATTCTTGTCCTGAGTTTCATCCTAAGCCTATTGGTCGATTTTGAAGTATTAATTCCCATCATGACCGGCGATAAGACTATGACACCTGAGATGGTGCGACAGATTTATCTGATTCTCTTTTTTGGTGGACTGCTCTACGTTCCCGTAGCAATGTTGATGTGGTTCTCACCAGTATTGGTAGCCTGGGAAGATATGCCGGTGCCACAAGCCCTATTCTCTAGCGCTATTGCTTGCTGGACAAACCGAGGGGCATTCTTTTTGTACCTTGCCATTTGGGGCGCAGTGCTGATCGCTATCCCCTTAACGATTGGCTTAATCTTAGATAGTCTAGATATAGGTCAAGCAGCCTCATTCATCGTTGCCCCAATCTCGATGGCAGGATTAACAGTAATGCACTGCTCTTTCTTTGCCACATGGAAAGCCTGTTTTGCTGAAAAAGAATCTGCGGTCTTGATTGCCTAG
- the xseB gene encoding exodeoxyribonuclease VII small subunit, translating into MPTKKSEGEKSHLEVQIDPKLRYEHAVKELEMLISDMESGKFSLEETLLAYQRGAALLKHCQGMLTQVEQQVRVFEA; encoded by the coding sequence ATGCCAACTAAAAAATCTGAGGGTGAAAAATCCCATCTTGAGGTCCAAATTGACCCCAAACTTCGCTATGAGCACGCTGTAAAAGAGTTAGAAATGCTGATTTCTGACATGGAGTCTGGCAAATTTTCCCTAGAGGAGACGCTCTTGGCCTATCAACGGGGCGCTGCATTATTGAAGCATTGCCAAGGCATGCTGACACAAGTTGAGCAACAAGTTCGCGTGTTTGAAGCTTAA
- a CDS encoding ZIP family metal transporter, whose translation MTVLQTILLVTALAGTASVLVAASFSMAFLSKMVHNMVSVSVGILLATALLHSLPEAFMMEGVNPQLLFATLLAGLLGFFFLEKISLLRHSHHHEGDGHDHHHGHDAEVAGRSGWMILVGDGIHNFVDGVLIAAAFMADYQVGIFTAIAIIAHEIPQEIGDFMVLLNAGFSRTRALLYNLICGLAAVVGGVLAYFFLEKAHAAMPYLLVIASSSFIYIAVSDLIPQMHRRPHWLESLRQTVLIACGVGLVILLSVLH comes from the coding sequence ATGACAGTACTGCAAACCATATTGCTTGTGACTGCATTAGCAGGTACAGCTAGCGTCTTAGTTGCCGCTAGCTTTTCGATGGCCTTCTTATCTAAGATGGTTCACAACATGGTGAGCGTCTCCGTGGGTATTTTATTGGCCACCGCTTTGCTCCATTCACTTCCTGAAGCTTTCATGATGGAAGGGGTTAATCCACAACTACTCTTTGCTACTTTGCTTGCTGGCTTACTGGGCTTTTTCTTCCTAGAGAAGATTTCTTTATTACGCCACAGCCATCACCATGAGGGCGATGGACATGATCATCACCATGGTCACGATGCTGAGGTAGCTGGGCGCAGTGGCTGGATGATTTTAGTCGGCGATGGTATTCATAACTTTGTGGATGGCGTGCTGATCGCTGCTGCATTTATGGCGGACTATCAAGTGGGTATTTTCACTGCCATTGCCATTATTGCCCATGAAATTCCCCAAGAGATTGGTGATTTTATGGTGTTATTAAATGCAGGATTTTCACGAACACGGGCTTTGCTCTACAACCTCATTTGCGGTCTAGCTGCGGTTGTTGGTGGTGTGCTGGCTTATTTCTTTTTAGAAAAAGCCCATGCTGCAATGCCTTATTTACTTGTGATTGCCTCGAGTAGCTTTATTTATATTGCGGTGAGCGATCTTATCCCGCAAATGCATCGCCGCCCGCACTGGCTGGAGTCATTACGGCAAACGGTTTTAATTGCGTGTGGCGTAGGGCTCGTTATTCTGCTGTCGGTATTGCATTAA
- the polA gene encoding DNA polymerase I — protein sequence MTKHRLLLVDGSSYLYRAFHAMPDLRNGAGEPTGAIYGVVNMMRRARSELQVDHIACVFDAKGKTFRDEMYSEYKAHRSPMPEDLVKQIEPIHAMVKALGWPVLMVSGVEADDVIGTLACQATAAGWETIISTGDKDLAQLVNSSVTLINTMTDEKLDIEGVIAKFGVPPERIVDYLSIIGDTVDNVPGVPKAGPKTANKWLAEFGDLDQLMANADQIKGVVGENLRNTLAWLPQARQLITVKTDCDLSAHLPCLDDLHAKPEDATQLRDLFERYAFKTWLRDVEKQLGGAPGLEVGGGFDLAGSPMKTVSHVSDQGANKKSCTIALAPTTALSQETADRQGAIAKSYECVVDEVAFERWMRKIEASQLTAVDTETTSLDALAAELVGISLCVTPGEACYIPVAHRNGETQLKREDVLARMKSWLENAAALKVGQNLKYDAHILANYGITLQGIAFDTMLESYVLESHMPHNMDSLADRHLGMKTVRYEEVCGKGVHQIGFDQVDLSIATNYAAEDADITLRLHATLWPQIQANPGLLYIYQQIEMPAMRVLGIMERNGIRIDTALLSKQGQEVGKRLLALEGEIHSLAGQPFNIQSPKQIAEILFGQLALPVIKKTPSGAPSTDEEVLQKLAEDYPLPARILDYRSLAKLMSTYIEKLPRMVDPKTGRVHTNFSQATAVTGRLASSEPNLQNIPVRTEEGRRIREAFIPAEGCKLLSADYSQIELRIMAHIAEDENLLAAFAAGRDVHQTTAAEIFGVSLEAVTSEQRRYAKVINFGLIYGMSAFGLAGNLGIERSAAQIYIAKYFDRYPGVAQYMERTRLEARENGYVETVFGRRLWLPEIKGSNGPRRQGAERAAINAPMQGTAADLIKLAMVAVENWLEKEQLKTRMLLQVHDELVFDVPLDELALLQEKLPDLMCKVADLKVPLVVGIGIGDNWEEAH from the coding sequence ATGACTAAACATAGACTCTTGTTGGTAGACGGTTCTAGCTACCTGTATCGCGCCTTTCATGCCATGCCAGACCTCCGAAATGGGGCTGGAGAACCCACTGGGGCAATTTATGGGGTGGTCAACATGATGCGTCGGGCCAGATCCGAGCTTCAGGTTGACCATATTGCCTGTGTTTTTGATGCTAAAGGTAAAACCTTTCGCGATGAAATGTACTCCGAGTACAAGGCGCATCGCTCACCAATGCCGGAGGACTTAGTCAAGCAGATAGAGCCAATTCATGCAATGGTGAAGGCTTTGGGTTGGCCAGTACTCATGGTTTCTGGAGTTGAGGCAGATGATGTCATTGGTACGCTCGCATGCCAAGCCACAGCAGCCGGATGGGAAACGATTATTTCCACAGGAGATAAAGACTTAGCTCAGCTAGTGAACTCTTCTGTCACGTTGATCAATACGATGACCGATGAAAAGCTCGATATCGAAGGCGTCATTGCTAAATTTGGCGTGCCACCAGAGCGCATCGTAGACTACCTTTCTATTATTGGTGATACGGTTGATAACGTTCCGGGAGTGCCCAAGGCAGGCCCTAAGACAGCGAATAAATGGTTAGCTGAATTTGGTGATTTAGATCAGCTGATGGCTAACGCCGATCAAATTAAAGGCGTTGTGGGCGAGAATTTGCGCAATACTTTGGCGTGGTTGCCGCAAGCACGTCAGCTCATTACCGTTAAAACGGATTGTGATTTGTCGGCTCATCTGCCTTGCCTTGATGACTTACACGCTAAGCCAGAAGATGCCACCCAGTTACGTGATCTGTTTGAACGCTATGCTTTTAAAACTTGGTTACGCGATGTTGAGAAGCAGCTTGGTGGGGCCCCAGGATTGGAGGTTGGGGGCGGGTTTGATCTTGCGGGGAGCCCGATGAAGACTGTCTCTCATGTGAGCGATCAGGGCGCTAATAAAAAATCGTGCACCATTGCGCTAGCGCCAACTACAGCACTGTCTCAAGAGACCGCTGACCGACAAGGCGCCATTGCAAAATCATATGAGTGCGTAGTAGATGAAGTTGCATTTGAGCGCTGGATGCGAAAGATTGAAGCCTCACAACTTACCGCAGTCGATACAGAAACCACCAGCTTAGATGCCCTTGCTGCCGAGTTAGTGGGTATTTCTCTATGCGTCACCCCTGGTGAGGCTTGCTATATTCCCGTGGCGCATCGCAATGGTGAGACTCAGCTTAAGCGTGAGGATGTTTTAGCTCGTATGAAATCCTGGCTAGAAAATGCTGCTGCTCTGAAGGTAGGTCAAAACCTGAAGTATGACGCACATATTTTGGCCAACTATGGCATCACCTTGCAGGGTATTGCGTTTGATACGATGCTCGAATCCTATGTCCTTGAATCTCACATGCCACACAATATGGATAGCCTTGCAGATCGACACCTCGGCATGAAGACTGTGCGTTATGAAGAGGTTTGCGGCAAAGGGGTTCATCAAATTGGCTTTGATCAGGTGGATCTCAGTATTGCTACCAATTACGCCGCTGAAGATGCGGACATTACTTTGCGTCTGCATGCGACGTTGTGGCCACAAATTCAAGCAAACCCTGGCTTGTTATATATCTATCAACAGATTGAGATGCCAGCAATGCGTGTTTTAGGAATCATGGAGCGTAATGGGATCCGGATTGATACAGCGCTACTTTCAAAGCAGGGTCAGGAAGTTGGTAAACGGCTACTTGCCTTAGAGGGTGAAATTCATTCGCTGGCAGGGCAACCCTTTAATATTCAATCTCCAAAACAAATTGCAGAAATTTTGTTTGGACAGCTCGCATTGCCAGTCATTAAGAAGACGCCATCGGGCGCTCCCTCAACAGACGAGGAGGTACTGCAGAAATTAGCCGAAGACTACCCCCTACCTGCACGCATTTTGGACTACCGAAGCTTAGCCAAACTCATGTCGACTTATATTGAGAAACTTCCGCGCATGGTTGATCCTAAGACAGGCCGAGTGCATACCAATTTTTCACAAGCTACTGCCGTAACGGGGCGCTTGGCTTCGAGCGAGCCTAATTTACAAAATATTCCTGTGCGCACAGAGGAGGGCCGGCGTATTCGCGAGGCCTTTATTCCGGCAGAGGGTTGTAAGTTACTGTCAGCGGATTACTCGCAAATTGAACTGCGCATCATGGCCCATATTGCCGAGGATGAAAATTTGTTAGCGGCTTTTGCTGCTGGCAGGGATGTCCACCAAACAACTGCTGCAGAAATCTTTGGAGTTTCGTTAGAAGCAGTCACCTCAGAGCAGCGTCGTTATGCCAAGGTAATTAATTTTGGCCTGATTTATGGCATGAGCGCCTTTGGTTTGGCGGGTAATTTAGGGATTGAGCGCTCTGCGGCGCAAATCTATATTGCCAAATATTTTGACCGTTATCCTGGTGTAGCTCAATATATGGAGCGTACTCGTCTAGAGGCTAGAGAAAATGGCTATGTAGAGACGGTATTTGGTCGGCGCCTGTGGTTGCCAGAAATCAAGGGCTCTAATGGGCCGCGTCGCCAAGGTGCGGAGCGTGCGGCCATTAATGCCCCCATGCAAGGAACGGCCGCTGACCTGATTAAGTTGGCGATGGTTGCCGTGGAAAACTGGCTTGAAAAGGAACAGCTCAAGACCCGTATGCTATTGCAGGTTCATGATGAACTGGTATTTGATGTACCCCTGGATGAGCTGGCGCTTTTACAGGAAAAACTACCTGATCTGATGTGTAAAGTAGCTGATTTAAAGGTTCCTTTGGTAGTAGGTATTGGGATTGGCGATAATTGGGAAGAAGCGCATTAA
- a CDS encoding dienelactone hydrolase family protein yields the protein MTAKKNQDSTPVSSHRRGFMKASAVSATAIGIGFVAASEPVMAAAIETDFKGIKAGEQMIPVGSFQLPAYVSRPEKSKGALPIVIVASEIFGVHEYIADVTRRFAKLGYLAIAPEFFTRAGDPNTYGTIAEIQSNIIAKTSDTQVLNDLQAALVWAGKNGGDLKKVGVTGFCWGGRITWLAATLPQVRAGVAWYGRVIGEKTENSPRHPVDIAAELKAPVLGLYGAADTGISLESVEQMRAALATAAPKNTAAKASRFEIYPDTPHAFHADYRASYREGPAKDGWEKCLAWFKQNGLA from the coding sequence ATGACTGCGAAAAAGAATCAAGACTCAACACCGGTATCGAGCCATAGAAGAGGCTTTATGAAGGCCTCAGCAGTGAGCGCTACCGCCATTGGAATTGGCTTTGTTGCTGCGTCAGAGCCTGTTATGGCTGCTGCGATTGAGACTGACTTTAAGGGTATCAAAGCTGGTGAGCAGATGATTCCTGTTGGCAGCTTTCAGTTACCCGCTTATGTTTCTCGTCCAGAGAAGTCTAAAGGGGCTCTACCAATTGTGATCGTAGCGAGTGAAATTTTTGGTGTGCATGAGTACATTGCCGATGTTACTCGCCGTTTTGCCAAATTAGGCTACTTAGCGATTGCCCCAGAATTTTTTACTCGCGCGGGTGATCCTAATACGTACGGAACGATTGCAGAAATCCAAAGTAACATCATCGCTAAGACTTCAGATACTCAAGTGTTGAATGATCTTCAGGCAGCCTTGGTATGGGCTGGCAAGAACGGCGGCGATCTCAAAAAAGTTGGCGTGACTGGTTTTTGTTGGGGTGGTCGCATTACCTGGCTAGCCGCTACGCTCCCACAAGTACGTGCAGGGGTAGCTTGGTATGGCCGTGTAATTGGTGAGAAAACAGAAAACAGCCCACGTCATCCAGTCGATATTGCTGCAGAGTTAAAGGCTCCTGTTCTGGGTTTATATGGTGCAGCAGATACAGGCATTTCCTTAGAGAGCGTTGAGCAAATGCGCGCAGCTCTTGCAACCGCGGCACCAAAAAATACCGCAGCTAAAGCATCTCGTTTTGAGATTTATCCAGATACACCGCATGCTTTTCATGCCGACTATCGCGCATCGTATCGCGAAGGCCCAGCTAAGGATGGCTGGGAAAAGTGCTTAGCTTGGTTTAAACAAAACGGATTAGCGTAA
- a CDS encoding sulfurtransferase → MTPLITANQLEEALNSGENVLLCDCRFDLVDPTAGQKSYLEGHIPGAVYVDLDEDLSGDKNGHNGRHPLPTPQAWALTKSRLGIDANTLVVAYDNQGSVYASRLWWMLKSTGHAKVQVLDGGLDAWNGPIGNTPRKPSPSSMVAPVMPYVGLVLVDAVLENLQTKKSTVIDARANDRFQGQNETLDPVGGHIPNAVNYCFRSNLSGKSFKTPEQLYQNFVDLLGTSKAAEVIHQCGSGVTACHNLMAMEIAGLKGSRLYAGSWSEWCADPSRPIAL, encoded by the coding sequence ATGACACCACTCATCACTGCAAATCAATTAGAAGAAGCGCTCAATAGTGGAGAGAATGTTTTGCTCTGCGACTGCCGCTTTGATTTAGTAGACCCAACCGCTGGGCAAAAATCGTATTTAGAGGGTCATATCCCTGGTGCTGTTTATGTCGATCTAGATGAAGATCTATCGGGCGACAAAAATGGTCATAACGGCCGCCACCCCCTTCCCACACCCCAGGCTTGGGCTCTCACCAAAAGCCGCTTGGGAATTGACGCTAACACTCTAGTAGTCGCTTATGACAATCAAGGTTCGGTTTATGCAAGCCGCCTCTGGTGGATGCTTAAATCAACAGGTCATGCCAAAGTACAGGTGCTCGATGGTGGACTCGATGCCTGGAATGGCCCGATTGGTAATACCCCCCGTAAACCGAGCCCCTCAAGTATGGTAGCCCCGGTGATGCCTTATGTTGGCCTGGTTTTAGTCGATGCTGTTCTTGAAAATCTACAGACGAAGAAAAGTACTGTGATCGATGCGCGTGCGAATGATCGCTTTCAGGGGCAAAACGAAACCTTAGATCCGGTAGGCGGCCATATACCCAATGCAGTGAACTACTGCTTTAGAAGCAATCTATCTGGCAAAAGTTTTAAAACGCCTGAACAGCTTTATCAGAATTTTGTTGACTTACTGGGAACAAGCAAAGCCGCTGAAGTCATTCATCAATGTGGCTCTGGCGTTACCGCTTGTCACAATTTAATGGCTATGGAAATTGCTGGCCTCAAAGGCTCTCGCTTATATGCAGGCAGTTGGAGTGAGTGGTGCGCGGATCCTAGTCGACCCATCGCACTTTAA